ACGCGATTTCTACCCGCAAGTACACCGAAGAGCTGATCAAACAGCAGGAAGAGGAAATCGCAGAGCAAAAGCAGGCCATCGAAGCCAACAGGCAAAAACTAGCTGCGAACAAACAGGAGCTAGAAGCTGTGAAAGCCCAAGCCGACAAATATGCCGCAATCCTTAGACAACACGGCCTGCTGTAAAAGTCAATAAATACCTCTCCCAAATTTTTTTGAAGTAGTCTTGCCATGGTGGCGATACTCCTCATAATTTTTTTGAACGGCTTTCATCGTCTTGTAGATACTGCTTAAAATTTCTGGTGAGCATTTTCCCCAATTGTGAAAATTGCTTGATTTTTTGGGGAAGCGGTCTTGATTATTCATTTTTTGCAAAGGCCCAAACATATTTTTTCATATTCTTGCAGTACAAATAATGAAAAGTTTTATAAGATTTCTATCTTTTTGGTGTAAAATCCCCGACTAAGGAGTCTTTATGGGCGGCTTTTGTGGCGTTATTTCCAAGAACGATTGCGTAACGGATCTGTTCTTCGGTACTGACTATCACTCTCATCTCGGTACTCATCGCGGCGGTTTGGCCGTCTTGAAGGCCGATGGTAATTTCCATCGATCCATCCACAACATCCAGAACACCCCGTTCCGCAGCAAGTTCGAAAACGACTTGGCCAAGTTCGCCGGCAACGTGGGCCTGGGCGTTATTTCCGATACCGACCCCCAGCCCCTGGTCATGACCTGCAAGCATGGCACTTTCGCCCTGGTCACCGTAGGTCTCATTTCTAACATCGAAGATCTTAAGAACGAGCTGTTCCAGAACAACTGCATGCAGCTCCAGTATTCTACCACCAGCGGTATGGTTGGCCCTACCGAAGTGGTTTCCGCATTGATCGCCACCCAGGATTCCATTGTTGCAGGTCTCAACTACGTGCAGCAGAAGATCAAGGGTAGCTGCTCCGTTCTCGTCATGGACAGCAACGGCAAGTTCTACGCCTCCCGCGACAAGTGGGGCCGTACTCCCATCATCGTGGGCAAGAAGGATGGTTCCGTCATCGCCGTGCAGGAAAGCTGCGCCCTGCCCAACTTGGGCTACGACCACCTCCGCGACCTGGGTCCGGGCGAAATCGCCGAACTCACCCCCGATGGAATCAACACCCTGGTTGAACCGGGCAAGAAGATGGCCATCTGCTCCTTCCTGTGGGTTTACTACGGCTATCCGGCATCCGCCTACGAAGGCCGCAATGTGGAAATGACCCGCTACCGTTGCGGTTCCGCACTTGCAAAGCGCACTCCTACCGAAGCCGACGCCGCCTGCGGTATTCCCGACTCCGGTACTTCCCACGCCCTGGGTTACGCTCACGAAGCCGGCATCAAGTTCGCCCGTCCGTTTGTAAAGTACACCCCGACCTGGGCACGTTCCTTTATGCCCCAGGACCAGCGCCAGCGCGAACATGTGGCTTCCATGAAGCTGATTCCCATTCCGGGCCTCATCGACAACAAGCGCCTGGTGTTCTGCGACGACTCCATCGTCCGCGGTACCCAGCTGGGCAAGCAGGCCGAAAAGCTTTACTCCATGGGTTGTAAGGAAACCCATATGCGTATTGCCTGCCCTCCCCTGGTTTACCCCTGTAAGTTCATCAACTTCTCCCGTTCCAAGAGCGTGTACGACCTGATTACCCGCCGCTACATCCGCGAAAAGGAAGGCGAGAACGCCGATCTGGACAAGTACACCAATCCGGATTCCCCGGAATACAAGGACATGGTGGACTACATCCGTCGCAACTTGAACCTGACCACCTTGGCCTTCCAGCGTATCGACGACCTGATCCAGGCAATCGGCCTGCCGGAAGATCAGCTCTGCACCTTCTGCTGGACTGGTAAGGACTACGCAGAAACGGGCGACTGCTATCACTGCCCCTGCCACGCGGAAGAAGAAAAGAAGTAATTCAGAATCCTTCGGCGAGCTTAGGCTGCCTAAAGAAATTGTCCGGACCTTTTTGCGGTTCGGACTTTTTTATATTGACAACAAGTTCATTTGATACGATATAGGGATGGTATGGTTTCACGTTTTATTAAAAAATATGCGGTACCCGTTGCGATAACCCTTATGGGCCTCTCCTTTTTGTGGGGTTGCTCCGGCAATGGTTCCACCGATTCGGGCGAACAGGCGGAATATCCCTTCACCATCACCCTTGAAAATCAGACCAAGGGTACGGCCTTTATTGTCTACATGGTAGATGAGGATTCCGATACCACGTATACTTATTCCAACCCGGCCAAGGATGGCAAGGAGGATTACAACATCCAGAAAAACACTTTCGAAAAGGATGTGAAGCTGGTGGTGTTCACATCGGGCATCCAGTTCACGGTGTACGCCAAATACGACAAACTGATCAACCACTCCACCACCCTGATTATCCAGAACGACGACGGCGATGGATACGTTGTCACCAAGAAGTAGGGTTTTGTATATTTGGGGCCGTATGAAATTCAGATTTTCCTTAACCATTTCGTTGGCCGCCCTGGTGGTTCTGTCATTGTTCGGCTGCGCCGTGACCCGCAAGATCAGCGCCGCCGACATTCTTTCCAAGACCAAGCTGGAATTTAACGCCCTGACCCTGGATTCCGTAAGCATCAACAAGGATCTGTTCCCCAAGCAGGGGCTGTTTAACGGCTTTTTGCCCAACCCCCAGGTGGTGGCGCTCGTTCAGGATTTCGCCAAGGGCAAGCTGGAAAAGGAACTGGGAACTCTGGGACTTTCCGCCGAAGTGATTGCTAAGAATCAAGGTACCGATACTTTGTGGATTCGGGATTTACAAGCTACCCTGAAACTGGATACGCTAATGGAACTGCCTATTTCGCTGAAGGATTCCATCAAGATGGTTCCCGGCAGCAATAATTTGACGGTGACCACCACCATGCCCATCGACCGACGGATTTTCTGGCTGAAGGATGTTTCCCTGATCAACATGAAGGGCGTTCTGACAGTGGCCCTGGATGTAGACGGGGAATCGGTCCCCCTGGAATTTGATATCGATCGCCCGGTCTCCCAGGAAGAAAAGACCGCCCTTATGGATAACGTCAGGAACACCATATTGAACAGCGTGGTGAACAACTGGATGGGGGCCATCCAGAAATGATCGCACACAACGAGATGCTATTTTTTATAGAAAAAAAGGATTGATGTAGAATATGAAACGCGAATTTGTACCCGAGAATTTTAATGTAGACAACTCCAAGGAAGTGGAAGCTTTGTTCCAGCAGCTGCTGAACGAGAACGTCGCCAGCTCCGCCGACGCCCTCCGCGCCTGGATCATGAAGTGGAGCGAACTGGGTTCCGTCCTTCAGGAAGTGAGCTGCCGCCGCTATGTGGCCATGACCGTAAACACCAAGGACGAAGAGGCCGCCAAGGCTTACGAAAGCTTCGTAGAGAACGTGGACCCCATCGCCAACGAGTTTGACGACAAGCTGAACAAGAAGCTGATGGCCCATCCGGCCAAGGACCAGCTGAAGGGCGAATTCGGCGTTTGGTTCAAGAGCGTCCAGCTTTCCCTGGATTTGTTCAGCCCCGAGAATATTCCCCTGGAAACTGAAGAAGTGAAGGCCGTGCAGGCATACCAGAAGATTACCGGCGGCATGAGCGTGGAATTCGATGGCAAAGTCCAGACCATGCAGCAGTTGGGAACCTATCTGGAACGTACCGACCGTGATATCCGCGAAAAGGCCTGGCGCACCACCTGGGAACGCCGCATGCAGGACAAGGAGGCCCTGGACAAGTCCTTCGACGAACTGTTCTCCATCCGCAACAAGATTGCAAAGAACGCCCACTGCAAGGACTACATTGACTTTATCTACATGGCCAAGCGCCGCGATTACACCCCCAAGCATTGCAAGGACTTCCACGAAAGCGTAGAGAAGCTGGTGCTGCCCCTGCTGAAGGAAATTTACAAGAAGCGCGCCGCCAAGATGGGCTTGGCAAAGCTCCGCCCCTGGGACCTGGCTGTAGACCCGCTGAATCGCGAACCTCTGAAGCCTTATAAGACCGGCGATGAGCTGATCGAGAAGGTTGACCAGATTTTTGAAAGCATCCACCCGCAGGCCGGCAAGTGGGCCCGCCAGATGCAGGCCCAGAAGCTGATCGACCCGGATTCCCGCCTGGGCAAGGCTCCGGGCGGCTACCAGATCGGTTTTGACGAATCCCGTCTGCCCTTCATTTTCATGAATTCCGCAGGTACGGACCGCGACATTTATACGCTGCTCCATGAATCGGGCCATTCCTTCCATCAGTTCGGCCTGGCAGGCCAGCCGATCCTCGCCTACCGCGACGTTCCTTCTGAATTTGCGGAAGTGGCCAGCATGAGCATGGAGCTGATCGGCATGTCCAACCTGAAGCCGTTCTATGGCGACGACGCAGAATCCATGGCCCGCAGCATCGAGGGCGAACTGGAAGACGTCATCTGGCTGTTCCCCTGGGTGGCCAGCATCGATAGCTTCCAGCACGAGCTTTACAGCCGTCCCAACCATACCGCCGCCGACCGCGAAGCCATCTGGGCAGGCATCATGGACCGCTACGACGCCGGCGTGGACTATTCGGGTCTCGAGAAGTTCCGCAATAACATGTGGCAGAAGCAGCTGCACCTGTTCGAATGCCCCTTCTACTACATCGAATATGGTATCGCCCAGCTGGGCGCCCTGCAGGTGTGGGCCAACTTCAAGAAGGACCCGCAAAAGGCCATCGACGACCTGTTCAAGGCAGAAAGTCTGGGCTACAGCGTAACCGTGCCCGAAATGTTCAAGGCTGCAAACATCAATTTCGACTTTACAGCCAAGACAATCGAGCCTTTGATGAAGGTGGTCTGGGACGAACTGAGCAAGTTCTAGACGGGATCAGAACGATTTTTTGTCGAAAAAGTGTGATTTGGAGAGTTTATCTCAAAAAAATTCAACTTTTTTCAAAAAAATCAAAAAAAATGCGCCAACACCCTTGACAAGTGTCAAAAATAAATGTATAATTGGCGCACATCCTTGGAGGGATGGCCGAGTGGTTGAAGGCGCACGCTTGGAAAGCGTGTTTACCTCGCGGTAACGAGGGTTCGAATCCCTCTCCCTCTTCTAAAAACAAAACTTCTCAAATGTTTTGGAAAAAGCATTTGAGAATTTTTTGTAGGAACACAAACCTTAACTTGAGGTACTAAGATGGCTGACGATCAGAGAGTTTATCTTGACGATATTTACGCAAGTGAAGAATGTCAGGGTTCTGTCTTCCGCGCTGTTGTGATGATGGCTCAGGAAGCACGCTTCATCAACAAGCAGGCTGGCCAGGGTTACATTCAGTTGACCAAGAAGCCGACCACCATCGCCATGTACAAGTTCAAGGAAGGCAAGCTCACCATTTCTGAAAAGAAGGCTGCACAGGCCGAAGCTGAAGTGGAGGCCGCAGAAGAAATCGAAATGACCGCAGAAAACACCGCACAGGTGAGCGCTGCAGCAGACGACGCCTTCGGCGAATAATTTGAGCCAACAGCTTAAGTTCCTAGAAAAATTAAAAAGAACGATTCAAAAGAATCGTTCTTTTTTTGCTCTTTTTATTGCCCCTTATCCGTTTAACGGACCCGCCCGACGAACCCCCATAAAAAGTTCACAAAAAAAGCGACCGATCGGACACCCCCAAATGGATCCGACCGGTCACCCCTACGCAAAACCTCCTACCCCCTTTCCT
This genomic window from Fibrobacter sp. UWH6 contains:
- a CDS encoding M3 family oligoendopeptidase, translating into MKREFVPENFNVDNSKEVEALFQQLLNENVASSADALRAWIMKWSELGSVLQEVSCRRYVAMTVNTKDEEAAKAYESFVENVDPIANEFDDKLNKKLMAHPAKDQLKGEFGVWFKSVQLSLDLFSPENIPLETEEVKAVQAYQKITGGMSVEFDGKVQTMQQLGTYLERTDRDIREKAWRTTWERRMQDKEALDKSFDELFSIRNKIAKNAHCKDYIDFIYMAKRRDYTPKHCKDFHESVEKLVLPLLKEIYKKRAAKMGLAKLRPWDLAVDPLNREPLKPYKTGDELIEKVDQIFESIHPQAGKWARQMQAQKLIDPDSRLGKAPGGYQIGFDESRLPFIFMNSAGTDRDIYTLLHESGHSFHQFGLAGQPILAYRDVPSEFAEVASMSMELIGMSNLKPFYGDDAESMARSIEGELEDVIWLFPWVASIDSFQHELYSRPNHTAADREAIWAGIMDRYDAGVDYSGLEKFRNNMWQKQLHLFECPFYYIEYGIAQLGALQVWANFKKDPQKAIDDLFKAESLGYSVTVPEMFKAANINFDFTAKTIEPLMKVVWDELSKF
- a CDS encoding amidophosphoribosyltransferase — translated: MGGFCGVISKNDCVTDLFFGTDYHSHLGTHRGGLAVLKADGNFHRSIHNIQNTPFRSKFENDLAKFAGNVGLGVISDTDPQPLVMTCKHGTFALVTVGLISNIEDLKNELFQNNCMQLQYSTTSGMVGPTEVVSALIATQDSIVAGLNYVQQKIKGSCSVLVMDSNGKFYASRDKWGRTPIIVGKKDGSVIAVQESCALPNLGYDHLRDLGPGEIAELTPDGINTLVEPGKKMAICSFLWVYYGYPASAYEGRNVEMTRYRCGSALAKRTPTEADAACGIPDSGTSHALGYAHEAGIKFARPFVKYTPTWARSFMPQDQRQREHVASMKLIPIPGLIDNKRLVFCDDSIVRGTQLGKQAEKLYSMGCKETHMRIACPPLVYPCKFINFSRSKSVYDLITRRYIREKEGENADLDKYTNPDSPEYKDMVDYIRRNLNLTTLAFQRIDDLIQAIGLPEDQLCTFCWTGKDYAETGDCYHCPCHAEEEKK